One genomic segment of Burkholderia multivorans ATCC BAA-247 includes these proteins:
- a CDS encoding type II toxin-antitoxin system HicA family toxin yields the protein MKTKHARTLTAIYTKPTLGGIVFADIETLIVALGGSIHEGAGSRIAFELNGTRRYLHRPHPGKEAKRYQVEDVRDWFNELGIKP from the coding sequence ATGAAAACCAAGCACGCCCGCACGCTCACCGCGATCTACACGAAGCCGACTTTGGGTGGCATCGTGTTCGCGGATATCGAAACTTTGATTGTCGCGCTGGGCGGCAGCATTCACGAAGGCGCCGGGTCGCGCATCGCCTTCGAGCTGAACGGGACGCGCCGATACCTGCATCGCCCGCATCCTGGCAAAGAGGCGAAGCGCTATCAGGTCGAAGATGTGCGCGACTGGTTCAACGAATTGGGGATAAAGCCATGA
- a CDS encoding type II toxin-antitoxin system HicB family antitoxin yields MTNAMTYKGYYARVDFDGRDNIFVGHVLGIADKISFHGETVAELTQDFHAAVDHYLEECARMGRAPQKPASGKLMLRLNPETHAAVGVAAAVAGASVNQWSEEVLGRAAREVLERAAHA; encoded by the coding sequence ATGACCAACGCAATGACGTACAAGGGCTATTACGCCCGCGTCGACTTCGACGGCCGCGACAATATTTTTGTCGGGCACGTGCTCGGCATCGCCGACAAGATCAGCTTTCACGGTGAGACGGTGGCCGAGTTGACGCAAGATTTTCATGCGGCCGTCGATCACTATCTCGAAGAATGCGCCCGCATGGGTCGGGCGCCGCAAAAGCCTGCGTCTGGAAAACTGATGCTACGCCTCAACCCCGAAACGCATGCGGCCGTCGGTGTGGCCGCCGCCGTTGCAGGTGCCAGCGTGAATCAATGGTCGGAAGAGGTATTGGGACGTGCGGCTCGCGAAGTACTTGAGCGTGCCGCGCACGCCTGA
- a CDS encoding nuclear transport factor 2 family protein: protein MAPSPDSTYARQIDTYLQALERGDVAAICALFAPDAQIHSPFLGWMAPAPFFEKVAAASGQSRITPIDICVSTTGARRATGYFVYDWGLKDGSVVTFECVDVFEFDEAGLIERMKIVYDTHPVRGAVGDKYA from the coding sequence ATGGCCCCGTCGCCCGATTCCACCTACGCGCGCCAGATCGACACCTATCTGCAAGCGCTCGAACGCGGCGACGTCGCCGCAATCTGCGCGCTGTTCGCGCCCGATGCGCAGATTCATTCGCCGTTTCTCGGCTGGATGGCGCCCGCGCCGTTCTTCGAGAAGGTCGCGGCGGCGTCCGGGCAGAGCCGCATCACGCCGATCGACATCTGCGTAAGCACCACCGGCGCCCGTCGCGCGACAGGCTATTTCGTCTATGACTGGGGACTGAAGGACGGCTCGGTCGTCACGTTCGAATGCGTCGACGTGTTCGAATTCGACGAAGCCGGGTTGATCGAGCGGATGAAGATCGTCTACGACACGCATCCGGTGCGCGGCGCGGTCGGCGACAAGTACGCGTAA
- a CDS encoding MoaD/ThiS family protein encodes MAHLFFAASIQRHIETPERDVDAHSLGEALDAVFREQPRLRGYIVDDQGALRKHLAVFIDGRPIRDRQRLSDALAADSRVYVVQALSGG; translated from the coding sequence ATGGCGCATCTGTTTTTCGCCGCGTCGATCCAGCGGCATATCGAGACGCCCGAGCGCGACGTCGACGCGCATTCGCTCGGCGAAGCGCTCGACGCGGTGTTCCGCGAGCAGCCGCGACTGCGCGGCTATATCGTCGACGATCAAGGCGCGCTGCGTAAGCATCTCGCCGTGTTCATCGACGGCCGGCCGATCCGCGACCGGCAGCGGCTGTCCGACGCGCTCGCCGCAGACAGCCGCGTGTACGTCGTGCAGGCGCTGTCGGGCGGCTGA
- a CDS encoding WD40/YVTN/BNR-like repeat-containing protein, translating to MNDRLLVATRKGLFVLHADGSGRWTLGDPHFAGEPVGMTLADPRDGTLYAALNLGHFGVKLHRRRAGAAEWEECAVPVYPPQPADAPRPNGDAHASAAADPDGNAASPAPPQPPWTLQQIWSLEAGGADEPGVLWAGTIPGGLFRSDNGGDSWVLNRALWDRPERPEWFGGGYDAPGIHSVMVDPRDSRHVTVGISCGGVWQTDDGGASWRVTADGMEADYMPPERRGEPNVQDPHRVVQCAAAPDVLWAQHHCAIFRSTDGGARWQRIEAQPSSFGFAVAVHPRDPDTAWFVPAVKDACRIPVNGEFVVTRTRDGGRSFERLSNGLPPAPAYDLVYRHGLAVDDSGTRLAMASTTGALWTSDDGGDRWQLVSAHLPPVYCVRFA from the coding sequence ATGAACGACCGTTTGCTTGTCGCGACCCGCAAGGGCCTGTTCGTGCTGCATGCGGACGGCAGCGGCCGCTGGACGCTCGGCGATCCGCACTTCGCCGGCGAACCGGTCGGCATGACGCTTGCCGATCCGCGCGACGGCACGCTCTATGCGGCACTCAATCTCGGTCACTTCGGCGTCAAGCTGCATCGTCGCCGTGCTGGTGCGGCCGAGTGGGAAGAATGCGCGGTGCCCGTCTATCCGCCGCAGCCGGCCGACGCACCGCGCCCGAACGGCGATGCGCACGCGAGCGCCGCCGCCGATCCGGACGGCAACGCCGCATCGCCCGCGCCCCCGCAGCCGCCGTGGACGCTTCAGCAGATCTGGTCGCTCGAAGCCGGCGGCGCCGACGAACCGGGCGTGCTGTGGGCTGGCACGATTCCCGGCGGCCTGTTCCGCTCCGACAACGGCGGCGACTCGTGGGTGCTGAACCGCGCGCTGTGGGACCGCCCCGAGCGCCCCGAATGGTTCGGCGGCGGCTACGACGCGCCGGGCATTCATTCGGTGATGGTCGACCCGCGCGACAGCCGCCACGTGACGGTCGGCATTTCGTGCGGCGGCGTCTGGCAGACCGACGATGGCGGCGCGAGCTGGCGCGTCACCGCAGACGGGATGGAAGCCGACTACATGCCGCCCGAGCGGCGCGGTGAACCGAACGTGCAGGACCCGCACCGCGTCGTCCAGTGCGCGGCCGCGCCCGACGTGCTGTGGGCGCAGCATCACTGCGCGATCTTCCGCTCGACCGACGGCGGTGCGCGCTGGCAGCGCATCGAAGCGCAGCCGTCGAGCTTCGGCTTCGCCGTCGCCGTGCATCCGCGCGATCCGGACACGGCGTGGTTCGTGCCGGCCGTCAAGGATGCGTGCCGGATTCCGGTGAACGGCGAATTCGTCGTCACCCGTACGCGCGACGGCGGCCGCAGTTTCGAGCGACTGTCGAACGGCCTGCCGCCCGCACCCGCGTACGATCTCGTGTACCGGCACGGACTCGCGGTCGACGATTCAGGCACACGGCTCGCGATGGCGTCGACCACCGGCGCGCTATGGACGTCCGACGACGGCGGCGATCGCTGGCAACTGGTGTCCGCGCATTTGCCGCCGGTCTATTGCGTGCGGTTCGCGTGA
- a CDS encoding choline ABC transporter substrate-binding protein: MKRLLIAAACGVGIAAAPVSAVYAADPPVCKNVRFADVGWSDIAATTGLASTMLQGLGYNPTKTIASVPITFAGIKSKQIDVFLGYWSPTMDPIIQPFTKAGTIKVLATPNLTGAKYTLAVPDYVYQGGLKSFQDIQKYADKLNGKIYGIEPGNDGNALIKKMIDTNQFGLGKFKLVESSEAGMLVEVNRAIRDKQWIVFLGWEPHPMNVQMKIDYLTGGDDVFGPNYGEAKVLTATPPDYAQRCPNVAKFVSNLQFTTSIENHVMVPIMNKEDPNKAAKEWLKANPQSLDKWLAGVTTIDGKPGLPAVKAYLGVQ, from the coding sequence ATGAAGCGCCTATTGATCGCAGCGGCATGTGGCGTCGGGATCGCCGCCGCGCCGGTGTCGGCCGTCTACGCGGCCGATCCGCCGGTGTGCAAGAACGTCCGGTTCGCGGACGTCGGCTGGTCCGACATTGCGGCGACCACGGGCCTCGCGTCGACGATGCTGCAAGGTCTCGGCTACAACCCGACGAAGACGATCGCGTCGGTGCCGATCACGTTCGCGGGGATCAAGAGCAAACAGATCGACGTGTTCCTCGGCTACTGGTCGCCGACGATGGACCCGATCATCCAGCCGTTCACGAAGGCCGGCACGATCAAGGTGCTCGCGACGCCGAACCTGACCGGCGCGAAATACACGCTCGCGGTGCCCGACTACGTCTATCAGGGCGGCCTGAAGTCGTTCCAGGACATCCAGAAATACGCGGACAAGCTGAACGGCAAGATCTACGGCATCGAGCCGGGCAACGACGGCAACGCGCTGATCAAGAAGATGATCGACACGAACCAGTTCGGCCTCGGCAAGTTCAAGCTCGTCGAGTCGAGCGAGGCGGGGATGCTCGTCGAGGTGAATCGCGCGATCCGCGACAAGCAGTGGATCGTGTTCCTCGGCTGGGAGCCGCACCCGATGAACGTGCAGATGAAGATCGACTATCTGACCGGCGGCGACGACGTGTTCGGCCCGAACTACGGCGAGGCGAAGGTGCTGACGGCCACGCCGCCCGACTATGCGCAGCGCTGCCCGAACGTCGCGAAGTTCGTGTCGAACCTGCAGTTCACGACGTCGATCGAGAACCACGTGATGGTGCCGATCATGAACAAGGAAGACCCGAACAAGGCCGCGAAGGAATGGCTGAAGGCGAATCCGCAGTCGCTCGACAAGTGGCTCGCCGGCGTGACGACGATCGACGGCAAGCCCGGCCTGCCGGCCGTGAAGGCCTATCTCGGCGTGCAGTAA
- a CDS encoding GlxA family transcriptional regulator: MTSAAAVAPAACVSPVSSLAHFGFLTLPNFSMIAFSSAVEVLRMANYVAREDHYRWSIYSLDGAPVHASNGIAVRPTQALDYTRLPDVMIVCGGIRIRDVVDDVARDTLAALAERGLPLGGICTGAYALMSSGLLDGYRCTVHWENLSALHTEFPQVGFADELFVVDRDRLTCTGGTAPLDLMLNLVGMRFGQQLAAQVSEQFILERIRSSTDTQPIPVDARVGFSRAELIEVVRLMEANIEEPLSLEELARLVRLSQRHLQRMFKVYLNVSPTHYYLTLRLKRARDLLRTTDASIARVTTVCGFHSPCHFSKAYRAQFGHAPSYERRLPGR; encoded by the coding sequence GTGACGTCCGCCGCCGCTGTCGCGCCCGCCGCCTGCGTTTCACCGGTTTCGTCCCTCGCACACTTCGGTTTCCTGACGCTGCCGAACTTCTCGATGATCGCGTTCTCGAGCGCGGTCGAAGTGCTGCGGATGGCGAACTACGTCGCGCGCGAAGACCACTATCGCTGGTCGATCTATTCGCTCGACGGCGCGCCCGTGCACGCGAGCAACGGCATCGCGGTGCGGCCCACGCAGGCGCTCGACTACACGCGCCTGCCCGACGTGATGATCGTGTGCGGCGGCATTCGCATCCGCGACGTCGTCGACGACGTCGCGCGCGACACGCTCGCCGCGCTCGCCGAACGCGGGCTGCCGCTCGGCGGCATCTGCACCGGCGCCTATGCGTTGATGTCGAGCGGGCTGCTCGACGGCTACCGCTGCACCGTGCACTGGGAAAACCTGTCGGCGCTGCATACCGAGTTTCCGCAGGTCGGCTTCGCGGACGAGCTGTTCGTCGTCGATCGCGACCGGCTCACCTGCACCGGCGGCACCGCGCCGCTCGACCTGATGCTGAACCTCGTCGGCATGCGCTTCGGGCAGCAGCTCGCCGCGCAGGTGTCCGAGCAGTTCATCCTCGAACGCATCCGCAGCTCGACCGATACGCAGCCGATTCCGGTCGATGCGCGCGTCGGCTTTTCGCGCGCGGAGTTGATCGAGGTCGTGCGGCTGATGGAGGCGAACATCGAGGAACCGCTGTCGCTCGAGGAGCTCGCGCGGCTCGTGCGGCTGTCGCAGCGGCATCTGCAGCGCATGTTCAAGGTGTATCTGAACGTGTCGCCGACGCACTATTACCTGACGCTGCGATTGAAGCGCGCGCGCGATCTGCTGCGCACGACCGACGCGTCGATCGCGCGCGTGACGACCGTGTGCGGCTTTCATTCGCCGTGTCACTTCAGCAAGGCCTATCGCGCGCAGTTCGGCCACGCGCCGAGCTACGAGCGCCGGCTGCCCGGCCGCTGA
- the choW gene encoding choline ABC transporter permease subunit, protein MSEMIPLGSWVDQSVHYLLDHDAATFDAIGRAIEGLAALIEHGLQAVPMWLMMAFFIGIGLWRVGWRFALFTTLSLLLIFATGFWDQTVITLGLTLSSTIISLVLGIPLGIWAAKSKWVAAIVRPILDLMQTMPAFVYLIPAAMLFGLGRVPGILSTVIFAMPPAVRLTSLGIRHVNREIVEAGQAFGCTPWQLLYKVQFPNALPSIMQGVNQTIMMALSMVIIASMVGAGGLGNDVLASIQRLDIGLGFESGLSVVLLAIILDRITESFGRAPGAARAPLFAGLKQLFRVKAAPAQA, encoded by the coding sequence ATGTCTGAAATGATTCCGCTCGGTAGTTGGGTCGACCAGTCCGTTCATTACCTGCTCGACCATGATGCCGCGACGTTCGATGCGATCGGTCGCGCGATCGAAGGGCTGGCCGCACTGATCGAGCACGGCCTGCAGGCCGTGCCGATGTGGCTGATGATGGCGTTCTTCATCGGCATCGGGCTGTGGCGCGTGGGCTGGCGCTTCGCGCTGTTCACCACCTTGTCGCTGCTGCTGATCTTCGCGACCGGCTTCTGGGATCAGACGGTGATCACGCTGGGCCTCACGCTGTCGTCGACGATCATCAGCCTCGTGCTCGGCATTCCGCTCGGCATCTGGGCCGCGAAGAGCAAGTGGGTCGCCGCCATCGTGCGGCCGATCCTCGACCTGATGCAGACGATGCCCGCCTTCGTCTATCTGATTCCGGCCGCGATGCTGTTCGGTCTCGGCCGCGTGCCGGGGATCCTGTCGACGGTGATCTTCGCGATGCCGCCCGCCGTGCGTCTGACGAGCCTCGGCATCCGCCACGTGAACCGCGAGATCGTCGAAGCCGGCCAGGCATTCGGCTGCACGCCGTGGCAGCTGCTGTACAAAGTGCAGTTCCCGAACGCGCTGCCGTCGATCATGCAGGGCGTGAACCAGACGATCATGATGGCGCTGTCGATGGTGATCATCGCGTCGATGGTCGGCGCGGGCGGCCTCGGCAACGACGTGCTCGCGAGCATCCAGCGCCTGGATATCGGCCTCGGCTTCGAAAGCGGTCTGTCGGTCGTGCTGCTCGCGATCATTCTCGACCGCATCACCGAAAGCTTCGGCCGTGCGCCGGGCGCCGCGCGGGCACCGCTGTTCGCCGGACTCAAGCAGCTGTTTCGCGTGAAGGCCGCGCCCGCGCAGGCCTGA
- a CDS encoding DUF3999 domain-containing protein, producing MKPFAALLALSLSTSFATADAATPAERVAQRFALDLDGSAAYYQLTVPQAVYAASRRDDLGDVRVFNGADEPVPYALDARAAAAPAAPPSRAPVHWFALPPSRTARDNAPLGVSVGPDGALRAALAAPAPAKRGGDLVDLSHADGEPDALLVHLRDDSYQGRVAVDASDDLRTWRPLGETQLLKVGTGADLLVQERIALDGARPRYLRLNWLDGAPEIASIDVETRPSDPSATDAAAVPRQWRNAVRVQADDVRGAYRFDTDGAYPIDRVRIDLPQPNTVARATLQSRATPQAPWRDVATAVLFRLQRNGGEQRNPPLTFAANTDRAWRLVVDMRNGGLGGGQPTIAVGWHPAVLTFVARGAPPFTLGVGNASLASTAATRDALLVGLAPEVRPARVGAALPVAEPPPAPVDIDTDATRRYVLWGALAVAVAMLGAIAWRLARGTGTGTGTGDDSRDSSDIRDGGN from the coding sequence ATGAAACCGTTCGCCGCCCTGCTTGCGCTGAGTCTGTCGACGTCGTTCGCGACGGCCGACGCCGCGACGCCCGCCGAACGCGTCGCACAACGGTTTGCGCTCGACCTCGACGGCAGCGCCGCGTACTACCAGCTCACCGTGCCGCAAGCCGTCTATGCGGCGAGCCGGCGTGACGATCTCGGTGACGTGCGCGTGTTCAACGGCGCGGACGAGCCCGTCCCGTACGCGCTCGACGCACGCGCGGCCGCGGCGCCGGCCGCGCCGCCGTCGCGGGCGCCGGTGCACTGGTTCGCGCTGCCGCCCTCGCGCACGGCGCGCGACAACGCGCCGCTCGGCGTGTCGGTCGGCCCCGACGGCGCGCTGCGCGCGGCCCTCGCGGCGCCGGCGCCCGCGAAGCGCGGGGGCGATCTGGTCGATCTGTCGCATGCGGACGGCGAGCCCGATGCGTTGCTCGTGCATCTGCGCGACGACAGCTATCAGGGGCGCGTCGCCGTCGATGCGAGCGACGATCTGCGCACATGGCGTCCGCTCGGCGAGACGCAACTGCTGAAGGTCGGCACTGGCGCGGATCTCCTCGTGCAGGAGCGCATCGCGCTCGACGGCGCGCGGCCGCGCTATCTGCGGCTCAACTGGCTCGACGGCGCGCCGGAGATCGCGTCGATCGACGTCGAAACGCGCCCGTCCGATCCGTCCGCGACGGATGCCGCGGCGGTGCCGCGCCAATGGCGCAACGCGGTGCGCGTGCAGGCCGACGACGTGCGCGGCGCGTACCGCTTCGATACCGACGGCGCGTATCCGATCGACCGCGTGCGCATCGATCTGCCGCAGCCGAACACCGTCGCGCGCGCCACGCTGCAAAGCCGCGCGACGCCGCAGGCACCCTGGCGCGACGTCGCGACTGCCGTGCTGTTCCGGCTGCAGCGCAACGGCGGCGAGCAGCGCAATCCGCCGCTGACGTTCGCCGCGAACACCGATCGCGCATGGCGGCTCGTCGTCGACATGCGCAACGGCGGGCTCGGCGGCGGGCAACCGACGATTGCGGTCGGCTGGCATCCTGCGGTACTGACGTTCGTCGCGCGCGGCGCGCCGCCGTTTACGCTCGGCGTCGGCAATGCGTCGCTCGCGTCGACCGCCGCGACGCGCGACGCGCTGCTGGTCGGGCTCGCACCGGAAGTCCGGCCCGCGCGCGTCGGCGCGGCGCTGCCGGTGGCCGAACCGCCGCCGGCACCGGTCGATATCGATACCGACGCGACACGCCGCTACGTGCTATGGGGTGCGCTGGCGGTCGCGGTTGCGATGCTCGGCGCGATCGCATGGCGTCTCGCACGCGGCACCGGCACCGGCACCGGCACCGGCGACGACAGCCGCGACAGCAGCGATATTCGCGACGGCGGCAACTAG
- a CDS encoding NADPH-dependent FMN reductase, with translation MTAFDQHRRPFVVGIGGTTRAASSTERALSFALRGAQAAGARTRLFDGPFLHTLPHYAPEQNTLTDAQRELIDAVREADAIIIATPGYHGGVSGLVKNALDTLEELRGDARPYLDGRAVGLIVTAYGWQAAGTVLTSLRSIVHALRGWPTPFGATVNTLETRFDSADSCSDPKVVAQLETVGAQAAEFALAFASHRAATHAASVDALAPVLKIANQ, from the coding sequence TTGACTGCATTCGATCAACATCGCCGGCCGTTCGTCGTCGGCATCGGCGGGACCACCCGCGCCGCGTCGTCGACCGAGCGCGCGCTGTCGTTCGCGCTGCGCGGCGCGCAGGCGGCCGGCGCGCGTACGCGCCTGTTCGACGGCCCGTTCCTGCATACGCTGCCCCACTACGCGCCCGAACAGAACACGCTGACCGACGCGCAGCGCGAACTGATCGACGCCGTGCGCGAGGCCGACGCGATCATCATCGCGACGCCCGGCTATCACGGCGGCGTATCCGGTCTCGTGAAAAACGCGCTCGACACGCTCGAGGAACTGCGCGGCGACGCGCGGCCCTACCTCGACGGACGCGCGGTCGGCCTGATCGTCACGGCGTACGGCTGGCAGGCGGCCGGCACCGTGCTCACGTCGCTGCGCTCGATCGTCCATGCGCTGCGCGGCTGGCCGACGCCGTTCGGCGCAACCGTGAACACGCTCGAGACGCGCTTCGACAGCGCGGACAGCTGCTCGGACCCGAAGGTGGTCGCCCAGCTCGAAACCGTCGGCGCGCAAGCGGCCGAATTCGCGCTCGCGTTCGCTTCGCATCGCGCCGCCACGCATGCGGCATCGGTCGACGCGCTCGCGCCCGTGCTGAAGATCGCGAACCAGTAA